In Cicer arietinum cultivar CDC Frontier isolate Library 1 chromosome 7, Cicar.CDCFrontier_v2.0, whole genome shotgun sequence, the genomic window TTTCCAAAACCCTTCGCATTTTCGAAATCTTCATCGTCCTTCTCCTTCTCACGTGGACACTCACGCGCCTCCCTCTTGCCGTTTCAATCTCCACCGCTTACCTCCGCAACCTCGCCGCCAACCCTCTCTTCATCTTCGCCGTCTCCAACGCCATCATCGCCGCTCTCCTCGCACAATCCGGCCGTTTCTCCAACCAAAACTCCGACGAACATGCCGGTGCCGGTAAACTCTACCGCGAGTTCATGAATAGCCGCATAGCCGTTTCAGATCGCGACCAGCCTCCTTCCGTCGAACCTCCGCCGGTCACGGCAGAGGTTATTTGCCACGACAAGGAGGTTATCTCCGAGACGGTTCCGGATCGAGACGCCGGAGTGAGATCCGAGTTTGCGAGTTACCGCCGGAGTCAATCGGAGAAATGGAAGGGAGAAGCTGGGAAGATGCAACGGCGGAAACAGCTCCGGCGATCGGAAACAGAGAAGCTACGAGAAACCGCGAAAGAAAATTTGTACCCGCAGGATAAACTGAGCAATGAGGAGTTTCAACGCGCCATTGATGCGTTCATTGCGAAGCAAATGAGGTTTCTGCGAGAAGAATCATCCGCCATTGTTGTTCACAGTACTTTGTAGTTCTTAGattttgaaatcacaataaaaaaagcggtgaaaaatgaaaatccatttgaaaaaaaaaatctagaagAGTTATGGTACTATTTGTTTTTCTTGTGATTCGTCTCTGCAGTGTACACTGTACAGTGTTGATATTTTTCCCTTCCCAAATCTTATAAGAATCCCCAAATTTCTTTTATGGTTTCTCTCTCTCTCCGTCTTAGGAACTTTGTATTAACTTGTGGAGTTTTCGTGGAATTATTAACTTCATCCTCTCTCTTGCTCGATCAACATACTCCTATAATTTCACTATTttcattaagaaaaatatatttaatttcaataaaaaataatattttttaaaattatttttcatcaaGTAATATTATCTGTATTTATCATGATCTTAGATGCTTGTAAAAATTACTCTACATATAATATCAGTTAAATAGTACaattagaaaatttaattttatatttaaaaaagaaaacttaattaaaatcatattaaaaattgaaaaaataattattttagaacaAATTTTAGAGAAATAGATCAAATATTATGGGATGGaagttacaaaattttaaatgtatttaatttaatttttttaattaaataaatgataaaataggAAAAAAGTTTGCACCAATacttaatattcttttatactacttatgttcattttttattattagtttaagattatttatataaatcaatgaaactattaaattttactactttttttataaataattttttttcttatatcatCCTTAACTGTATGTTATTTGAACTAACTTACTTTTctctacaataaataaatagaaataattttgacaaacaacatttaatattacttttaaaatgagttttaaaataagagtaaaGTAAGTTTGGTAGTTTAAGAGAAATAAAGTGATAAAAGGTAATTATTTCaacttttctttaataaaaactaacaactaattagtatttaaaaaaagaattgcTTCCAAAAAATAGTATGACTAAAATAAGAGTTGTCtttatatagataaaaatatgaaataattgaactataaaagatatattttgtatatgaaaaatatcaaaattttagttatttatagttaattattgAATTGCGATTAAATTACTGTAtagatgttatatttttattatgaataCCAAAGAAATATACGATACTTTTAAAGCAGAGtcgtcttaaatattttataaattctattttaatattaaaaaatgatcttttgatataaagaaaatgaaattttaataatttaaaaaaggaaaaataaatttttagttcttagaaaattttaaaattttgtttttaatctttatagaaaaaattttaactttttaatttctaaaatatttttttatttcctattttgaaactttttataaaaaaaatggtacaTTTAACCTCTCAAAAAAGTCtttgtaaaattaaaagtataaataaaaatttttagaaattaaattgaaaagatgataattttataaatattaaaaatatattaaacctGACTTAAAAGACCCTATGCTAAAAGCCAGGATGTTCTGGTCGATAAAAAAAATGGTTATTGGAGGTATGGCTGCGTAATCACGTGGTAATAGTTGAATAGAATAGAACCAACCATGAAACTCGGGAATATATTGCGAGGTTACATGTAGGTTTGGTTTAATTGATCAAAATAATAATGGATTTACAATGTGAAGTATGCTTCATAAAAGATTTGGAATAAATGCTGATCTTATGCTACAACTATTGTTGTTAATATTAAAGAGGAAAAACATAACTGTATGTGGAGCTTGTTTGCCTGTTTGATTGTGGTAAAAGTAAGGGAATGGAATTCTATTCTACATATAACGTCAATCCTTAAACGTGGCTGGATAGGATCGTATTTTCATCTTTATATTCTCTTTAAATGCTTTAagaatctatttaaataaataatttaattaaacacTTATTTATCATGTAACTATATCTTAATCTACTTTTAGTTTAaagaaaatactattttaaCTCAAAATATGTTCAAACACGCAAACAAGTATACTTTATAATTAATGCTATCACCAACACTCTCAATTCATTATATTACACTGTGTATTTAATTATGATAGCAAACAATACATtgatgtttaataaaaataattagataaaataatttttctctgTTATTCAATTAtgctcatttttttaataagtataaaataaataaatgtgagaACACTTATTATAAGATAAAAAGATATTGagttatattataaaataaacatataattagATGtacatgtaaaatatttttaacaaatgatatatatattaaattcttcaaatgtttTATCTTGAGATATGATCAAATGACATATAAGTCTCCTCTAAAGTCAATGACTTTTTTAAAGtgtgaaataaatatgtttaactattaaataaaaagataatatgAATCAAGAGCTACGAGAGCGCAACAACGACCAAACTATTCTAGAATTGCAAGAAATTTTGACATCATATTTTTTCACCAAAAACTTTAAACCAGTAGATATATAAGTCacttttcttatatatttaatatttaattcattcataattgatataaaatttaatcattCTACTTGAACATTACATAATATCAAAAGGGAGACTTACACCAATGAATAACTCAATGTAGGAAATGAATTAATAGCATGAATGTGTTTTCATATTTTGCCATacatataaatatcattttttatgagTAAGAATCCAATTTGATATCCTCATTTTTTATGAGTAAGAATCCAATTTGATATCCTAAAATTTAGGTCATACTCGCATATTGAATGAGTAATTATTTTTAGTGAGCAACTTTGATATTCTAAAAATCATTCATTTCAAACATAGCATTGTCTTTTTTTCACCAAcaattatacatatattttcaatatttttacacTATTTAACATCTTATTTTTCTATTAGATCATTGACCTATTACATCATTTTCTTTCACATTATTGTACtcatcaaacattatttatttgttactatttaatttaaatttttttcttcggCAAAAGGTTGTTCATTCTCTAGTGGATAATTAAACTCAATCATTGTGAAATTATATGTTGATGATTATAAAAACGTAGTGTCAATTGTCCTTGCTATGATATTCAACTTGGAAAAGACACTTTTACTTTCTGTCCACATTATAATCttgatgataaataaattatgtttatatAGCCAGCCAAACCTTTCCGTCCTTCTAAAATGCTCTTTAATATCTTTTcca contains:
- the LOC101496592 gene encoding uncharacterized protein, which produces MEAEKANAIQTHNLLPAISKTLRIFEIFIVLLLLTWTLTRLPLAVSISTAYLRNLAANPLFIFAVSNAIIAALLAQSGRFSNQNSDEHAGAGKLYREFMNSRIAVSDRDQPPSVEPPPVTAEVICHDKEVISETVPDRDAGVRSEFASYRRSQSEKWKGEAGKMQRRKQLRRSETEKLRETAKENLYPQDKLSNEEFQRAIDAFIAKQMRFLREESSAIVVHSTL